In Gemmatimonas aurantiaca, the genomic stretch TTGATGATGGGCCGCGGATCGCCAGTGGCGATCTGCAGCATCAGGGGGCGCGTTCTGGCCATGCGAGCCTTGTGTTAACTGTACTACTCACACTAGTACAAACAATACGAGTATGTCAAGGAGTGCGGGGGGACGGGCAGGGCCAGGACAAAGGCAGTGCAGGGAAACTCACAGCCGCGAGGCATGAGGCGGCGAACGACGAGTTGGAAACCCGCAAGCACAGCGTCTCCGCACTGCAGGACCAGCAGCGCGCCGCGCAGAACGAGTTGTCCGATGCGCGCAAGCACGCGCAGGTCGGACCAGCCATACCGGGCCGACCGCCAATAGTGATTTCAGTGTCATGGAGATGGCATGCACCGAGCAGCTCATAGAACGCTCGAGCAGGATTGTGCAACGATTCCAGCGTAGGTCGTACGCCACGCGGCGACATAAACGTCGGCGATCGCTGCGGCGTCGAATCGATAGCAATCCTTTGTCAGCTGCAACGTTCGTTGGCAAACAGGGGATCGTCGCCGATACGAAGGCGACGACGCACGACTGCTAGCGTGCGGCGACCGTGTCGACGCGAACAATGAGCGGTGATCGCGCGATCTCGGCGATGACGCTGTCGCGAGTGCGCTCGGGTGTCCCACGTCAGAATCGCGCAACCAGGACAGCTCTTTCCCCTTCTTACACATCGGCACCGACGGAGCTCAGACCGGGCAGGAGGGAGTGCTCTTCGCCATGTCCGGTTCGCCGTCCGACAACATCGGTCCAGACGCGATTCACCTCAACTTCAGTCGCGTTTGGCTTGATCACAACACGAATGGCGTGTTCCGGGGCGGAGGCGTATGCATTCGCGCGCATACCGTCCCAAGCAACGATGCTGCAGACGAGTAGCCATTGGCCATGAACTCAGTCGCTGGAGCCAAGCCGCGACGACTCCACCCGCCAAGCCTCCGCCGCTCTAGCACAACAGAACCGAAAAACTGAACGCAGCCATCCACGGGCCGAGAACGACGGCTGCAACCAGCGTCCAGACGCCGCCCAGAGCGAGACCCAACGCGTGCGCCGAGCGCAGCGAGGCGGCCGGTGCAAGTGCGGTTAGCCCGCAACCGGCATCGAAATCGTCCAGCGGAACTCGTCCGGATCTCGCACGCGTATGATGCGAACGCCCCACGGCGCCGTGGTCGGCTCGGTGTCGAGCCGGACGCCGTAGGCGACGAGCCGAGCGGCGATGGCATCCACGCTGTCATGGGTGGTGAGTTGTAGCGACATGCCCTCGCCCTTGTGACGATCAACTCCTTTGGTGCCGTCATCCTGGGTCAACAGGATACGCACGGCCCCGGCACAAAGGCTGATCGCCACGAGACGGCCGTCGCGCTCATGGCGGCGGTCTTCCA encodes the following:
- a CDS encoding VOC family protein, with product MPEALHGENLQASLTVRSLERSANWYCEGLGFVEDRRHERDGRLVAISLCAGAVRILLTQDDGTKGVDRHKGEGMSLQLTTHDSVDAIAARLVAYGVRLDTEPTTAPWGVRIIRVRDPDEFRWTISMPVAG